Genomic window (Candidatus Scalindua japonica):
TTCAGAGGAAAAGGCAGGTTTCGCAGATACCTATAGAAAACAGTGCGCGCGGTGCCATGTCTGGGGGGAGGGAAGAGACAAGAGGGGTGATCTCAGAGCATCAGGCTGTGCCGCATGCCATATGCTCTATGGAAATGACGGGAAAAACGAAGGAAACGATCCACAAATTAAGAACACCGGAGAACGCCCTCATCCTCTAAAACATCGTATTACTACTGCGATCCCCGCGGCTCAGTGTACACACTGTCACACACGTGGAAAGAGGATAGGGACTACTTTTGTCGGGATGTTTGAGTTTGACTATATCAAGGATGCACACGCCGCTCCTTTTGATGAAAAGGGAAAGCCGCAGAAGCCTCTCTTTACAAAAGAGTATATGCATGTGCGTAAAGATGTGCACTTTGAAAGAGGTATGCAGTGCGTGGACTGTCACACATCAATAGATGTTCATGGTGATGGCAATATCTATCCGGCGACGTTATACCAGGTGGAGATCAGTTGCTATGATTGTCACGGGACTCCGGAGAAATATCCATGGGAGCTGTCCGTAGGACATGGAACTCCAGTAACCCTGGAGGGTACCAGGGGAACATATAAAAAAAATAACGTAGAATACCTGATTACCTCAAGAGGGAACGTAAAGCAGAACTGGAGAAAAGAGGGTGATAAATCATATGTCTATAGCAGATTTAGCGGAAAAAAACATGAAATACCTCTATTGAAAAAAATAAATCTAACCGATACCTTCAAGACAAAACAGGGCAAGATCGCTATGTCAACTATCCACAAACATATTGAGAAGATGGAGTGCTACGCGTGCCATGCCACATGGGCCCCTCAATGTTTCGGGTGCCATATGGAATATGATAGAAGGGCGAAGGGTACTGACTGGATTACTACTTCAAAAAAGGTTGATCCCGTAACAGGCAGACAGACAGTAACGAAAAGCGCCGGGAACCTGTCACTGGAAAACCGCTCTTTTCTCAGGTGGGAAAGCCCGATATTGGGAATGAATTTGAGGGAAAAGGTATCACCGCTTGCGCCTGGCTGTCAGGTATTTTACACATTTATTGATGAAAAGGGAGAGATTAAGGCTCTCAATAAAACATACACTACTTCAACCGGTCATAATTCTCCAACACTCGCCCCTCTGCAGCCACATTCGATTTCACTGGTCTCCAGGACATGTGAGGACTGCCACACAAACCCCAAGGCTATCGGATACGGCACCGGAAATTCAAGGAGCGCCGGGAAGCTTCTGGGAGACAGCCCACTCTTCCAGGATTTGTCGAAAGGCGTATATGGTGATATTCCCGGTGCGAAGACCGGTAACTGGCAAGTCCCTAAGATTACAAGCTTCCCCTTTGCCCTTGATCAGTTAATTACGCGTAGCGGTAAACAGATACAGAACATGCCATTGCCCGAAGACAGACCGTTAAATGAGAAGGAAAGGAATATTGTTGACAGAGAGGGACTCTGTATGGGATGTCATCAATACCATGGAACACCGGAATGGGACAACATCATAAAGAAATATGGCAGGGCGAAAACCCCTGAACAGCATGAAAAGATCATTGAGGAAGCGTTCAAGAGCTTTATTGAGTTGGCAGAATAAACACTAAATATTTGTTATACGCAAGTTAAGTAGCTATCGCGACAAAAGACTATTTACAAATTTAAGATTAAAATTTTTCGGAAGTTCCTCCCTCAGAATGACATGCCGCGGTGTTATTCTGAATTAAACGAAGTGAAATGAAAATCTCACTCGATAAACTTTTATTCAGGAGGTTAA
Coding sequences:
- a CDS encoding multiheme c-type cytochrome, which encodes MKRVKLLIIVVLTVLFGIIGACKAVTESVSMQASSVESTVNKVNKDKGCMSCHEGIEVINDRMQPYLLLFAKQKYGKGRGYECAICHEGVPSSVKKEESHKGLIPNPSSMWVLHEGKGCAKCHDGKGSITTLMGKPLETPVGGEIMSGQTATLDPSGTLGRNYTTRLSKSLHSLQTGIVNKNLSSNGVISKGTFPYGNFNMVDEDGQVPSVGTDKFKEWTKKAIKLGYLRRLDKVEEIPDFKKGVSVFGSEEKAGFADTYRKQCARCHVWGEGRDKRGDLRASGCAACHMLYGNDGKNEGNDPQIKNTGERPHPLKHRITTAIPAAQCTHCHTRGKRIGTTFVGMFEFDYIKDAHAAPFDEKGKPQKPLFTKEYMHVRKDVHFERGMQCVDCHTSIDVHGDGNIYPATLYQVEISCYDCHGTPEKYPWELSVGHGTPVTLEGTRGTYKKNNVEYLITSRGNVKQNWRKEGDKSYVYSRFSGKKHEIPLLKKINLTDTFKTKQGKIAMSTIHKHIEKMECYACHATWAPQCFGCHMEYDRRAKGTDWITTSKKVDPVTGRQTVTKSAGNLSLENRSFLRWESPILGMNLREKVSPLAPGCQVFYTFIDEKGEIKALNKTYTTSTGHNSPTLAPLQPHSISLVSRTCEDCHTNPKAIGYGTGNSRSAGKLLGDSPLFQDLSKGVYGDIPGAKTGNWQVPKITSFPFALDQLITRSGKQIQNMPLPEDRPLNEKERNIVDREGLCMGCHQYHGTPEWDNIIKKYGRAKTPEQHEKIIEEAFKSFIELAE